TCTACTCCAACCACCTTCAGGTCCCTACAGTATCACAGTTTTTCTTCTTACCTCCCTCATTCCCATCTAACTTCTGAAGTTCCTCTTCTATAATTTTTACAACCCCAACTGCACCCATCTTTCTGTAAAATTCCAGGGTGCTGCTAAAGTATTTTTTTGCCTCTTCAGCCCTACCCATTGCTGCATACAACCTCCCAAGAGTGAATTCCACATCTTTCACATAACTGGGATTTCGTAGTGAGCGATAGATCTCTATTACCTTCAGCAACAGTTTCTCGGCCTCTCCATAGTTCCTAGAAGCAAGATGCACCTCAGCTAAACACCACATTGCTTCCCCGATATTGACCTTGCTTTCTATAGATTCAGCCACTTTTAAACTTTCCTCTGCATACCAATATGCTTTATCCAGTATCTCAAGATTTGTATAGGCCTCCGCTATTCTATTCAAAATCTGCGATATATTGTTTTTGTCTCCAATTTTACTAGCAATTTCTAAGGCCTTCTCATAAAATTCAATTGCCTTTTTAAATTCCTTCTCAAAACTGTATGCCCAACCAATGTTACGGTAGGCATACATCATAATAGAAAGGTCACCAGTTCTCTGGGAAATTTCTATGTTTTTTTGATAGAGTGCCAGCGCCTTCTGGATCTCTCCCCTTTGCACATGAAGAACTGCAAGATTATTGTTAATCCTGGTAATGCCCACGAGGTCCCCAAGCTCTTCGTAAATTTTTCTAGAAGCCTCATAATACTGGAGAGTTCTCTCTATCTCTCCCATATCATGGGAAATTATCGCTAGGGCATTGTAGGCATCAGCAATTCCATTCTTGTGATTATACTTTTCCCTAATTGCAAGCGACCTGTAAAGGTATGCTTCACCACTGTCTAACTCACCGAGATCAATGTACAGCCGCCCCATCTTGTAAAAGCAATCACCAAGTATCTTCTCATTCCTCAATTTCTGGCAAATCTCTAAGCACTCCCTGAACCTATTCTTTGCCATCTCCAAATCGCCCATCTCATGGTAAACCCTCCCCAAACTCATCAATGCAGATGCCAAGCCCTCTATAGAACCCACACTTTCCATCATCTTCTTTGCATCTTCCAGGAGTCTGAGTGCCTTCTCGCAATGGCCAATTGCATGGCACGGTTCACCAATTTTTATGTAAAGCTCAGCTCTCTCTTCACATCTTTCTGTGTATTTCAAAGCCTCTTCGTAGTACAAAATCGCATCTTTTAATTCCCCAAGTAGGATATGACAATCACCCTGCATTCTATATACCTTTCTAAGGGCACTTCGTTTTACCTTGTCATCATTATTCCTCTCTAGAACTTCGAGGATTTGGTTGCAGTAAATAAGGCATTCCTTAGATGCAAAATTTTTCAGGGAGTATTCTGCTACACTCATAAGGTATTTCACGCTTTTCTCAATCTCACCAGCAATTTTATAATGTGTTCCAATTTCTCCATGTAGTTTCACATTCTCTCCGTACCTCTTTTCTAGGATTTCGCCAGCTCGCCTATGAAGAACGCGCTTTCTTGAAGTTGTCAGTCCTGAGTAAACTATATCACGAACAGGAGTATGCAAAAATCTAAATGTTTCCTGGCTTCCAGGAATTCTTTCGAAAAAACCCAGACGCACAAGTTTTTCAAGGAGTTGGTGCAATTTCCCTTCTTCCATGCTCAGAACTTCTTTTAACGTCAGATATTCAAAGATTCTGCCAATTACCGCTGCAGCTCCTAAAACCTTCCTTTCTTCCTCATTAAGCAATTTTATCCTAAACTCAATTATTGCCTTCATGGAGGTGGGCAACCCTATCTTTTCTAACCGGGTTGTTAAGGTCCGTGTGTTAACATCAAAAAGCTGTCGTTCCTTTATTGCTCTACCGAGTTCTTCAATAAAAAGGGGATTCCCACCAGTTTTTTCATGAACAAATTGAACAAGCTCCAAAGGTATTTTCCATGTGCCTAAAATTGAACTAAGAATTTTTGATGTGCATTCTTCCACAAGTGGGCTGAGATGGAGGAGAGTAACCCCCTCCGCAGCTAAAATCTGCGACAGTATCTCTTCAAAATACGAATTTGGAGTTGTTTTTAAATGCTCATCTGGATATGCACACATTAGCACAATACTTAGATTATTTACATTTCTAGCAAGATATATGAATAAGCTTAAGCTGCTGCTATCTGCCCAGTGGATATCGTCGAGGATGAACAATACTGGCTGCATCTCGGTAATTTCTCCTAATCTAGCTCTAATTACCTCCATCATCCTAATTTTTTCTCTCGCAAGGTCCGTAAGCTCAAAATACTCCTCTTCGCCGGGAATTAAGCCCAATGGCGAATATTTTGGTACATGTGTAGTTTTCGTAAAATATCCTTCAAATGCTTCTATTATTGGCAAAAAAGGAAGTGCCTTTTCATCTAGACACTGACTGTGTAAGATGGCATAACCCATACCCTCAGCGAGTTTTGAAGATTCCCGAATCAACCTTGTTTTGCCTATACCAGTATCTCCCGAAATTAGGACCACGCACCCTTTTTTCGTCTTTATTGTTTGCTGAAATACCTCTTTCAGAACTGCAATTTCTTTTTCCCTTCCCACAAAGGGTGTTTCCATCCTTTCTCTCTATCCCTTCCACCTAAATTAAATTAACTGTATTTCAAAAAAGTCGGCAACATCTATGAATCCGCGTGCTACCCTGGAATACAAATTCACAATACTGTAGCATAATCTTAAATACCCGAACGCTATCCCTAGCAACAGAGGTTTACCATGTTCGGAAAGAAAAGTGCCTTGATCGCAGGACTGGCAGGGATTACAGCGATACTAGGACTGAGCATGAATGCGAGCGCACAATACGAGTATCTTGGATGCATGACAGGAGCTCTATGTTTCCTACCGATTATCTGGCTGGTAATCTGGATCCTCATTGCGATCTGGGTTTACAAGGACGCAGAGAAGAGAGGCATGAGTGGAATACTCTGGCTGATAATTGTAGTGCTTCTCGGACTTATCGGTCTGATAATTTACATTGTGGTCAGGAAGCCAGAGCAACCACAGATGCCAGCAGCACCTCCGCCGCCACCACCCGCATACCAGCAACCCCCACCTCCGCCACCGCCCGCCTACGGAGCACCTCCGCCACCGCCGCCAGCAGCACCAGGCATGGCACCATGCCCGTACTGCGGCACACCGAACCCAACAACAGCAACAATCTGTCAGAAATGCGGTGCAAGGCTAAGGTAAATAAAAAGAAATTTTTTACCTTATTTTTTATTTTGATTCTTGTTTTGAATTAGGATTTAAACGAATTAGGTTTAAACACTCTTTATTATTTCCTCAATCAGCTTTTTATTTTCTTCGCTCAACTTTTTTGCCCTCTCCATGGTTTCAGCTTCTGCATACACTCTGTAAATAGGTTCGGTGCCAGAAGGTCGCACAAGCACCCAGGCCTTGTCAAACATAATTTTTACACCATCTGTAGTGTCAACCTTCTCATCTCTGTAATATTCCACGAGCTTTTTTAATGCTACCTCCTTTTTTGCATCAGGGCACTCAACCTTTGTCTTCACTTGAGCATACTTTGGCAAGGAATCGATGAGTTCAGAGAGTTTCATGCCTGTTTTTGCTAGCACTTCCACCATTTTTGCGGCAGCCATACCTCCATCTCTACAATACTGAAACTCTGGGAATATCATCCCCCCATTTTCCTCTCCACCAAATACTGCATTGTGCTCTATCATTGCCCTAGCTACAATTGGTGCTCCTACCCGAGTGTACAGCACTTTGCCTCCATATGGTTTAACTGCATCTTCAAAACAGAGAGAAGTTGCCACTGGCGTAACAACAAGTCCACCGTTTCTAGCTTTCACCATTTCCCTCGCCATCAGTGCCAAGCTTTTGTCCCCATAAATGTACTGCCCTTTTTCATCAATGAATATTGTTCTATCTGCATCTCCGTCGTGCACCACTGTGAGGTCTGCACCCAATGCGGATGCAATCTTGATTGTATCTTTTAAATTATCGGGTGTTGGCTCGGACTCATGGCCCGGAAATGTACCCTGAGGATGAGAATTGAGCGAGATTACTCTGCACCCAAGTTTCTCGAGCAAGTAAGGAGAAGTAAAACTTGAGGCCCCGTTTGAGCAATCCAATAAAACACTCAACTTTGCTTTTTTTATCGCCTCCAGATCGCATTTGCTTATAATTCCATCTATGTAGTTCTGGTTAGCACCGTTACTCGTCAAAAGTTTGCCAATTTCGTTCCAGGGTTTTGCAACAAATTTCTTTTCAAAGTAAATCTTCTCTATTGCCTCCTCCTTATCTCTCCCCAACTCTGTTCCATCTGCATCAATACATTTTATTCCGTTGAACTGGGGAGGGTTATGTGATGCTGTGATTATCACACCAAAAGTTCCGAAGCCAGTTTTCACAGCATACTGGATTGCAGGAGATGGTGCAATTCCCACATCTACTGTATCACAGCCTGTTGATAGTATACCTGAGATCAGAGCATCCTTCAGCATCTCATTTGAGGTTCGTGTGTCAGTGCCCACAACAACTTTTCCACTTCCACCGAGGAAGCTACCAACAGACCTACCAATCCCTGATGCTAACTCAATGTTCATGTCTGCGTTTACCACGCCTCGAATTCCGTTCGTACCAAATAATCGCGGCATTGCAATCCCTCATGCCTAACCTTTTTTCAGATTAAAAACTTTTCTCTACGCTTTCTTTAACGCAAGTTCTGCAGCTATGCAAACAGGATTCCAGACATCAGAAACTGGTGGAGAGTAGCAAGTGTCCAAATGTACTAAATCACTTGCACCTAACCCCTTATCTATTGCCAATGAAAGCAAGTTCACATAGCCAGTCGCACCCTCATTTGTAACAACTTCTCCCCCTATCAGCCTCAGATTCTCCTTTAGAAACACGAGCTTAAGTTTGATCTCGCTAGCACCAGGAAAATACTCGGCGCGTGTTTTCCAGGGGACAGCAACAGAAATTGTTTCCATCCCTATGTTTCTTGCTTGCCATTCAGTAATCCCCACAAATCCTATCTCTGTATCAAAAACCTTGCTCACCGTTGCATTCAGTGTTCCACGGTAGCACACATTTCCTCCAGCTGCGTTCACTCCTGCAACCTTCCCCTGTCTTACCGCTGCGGTGCCTAGCATTGATAGCACTGGTTTACCAGTAACCCTGTGCAGTGTTTCAACACAATCTCCGGCCGCATAGATGCCTTTCTTATTTGTTTCCATTCTCTCGTTAACTTTTATGCCTCCCGTCTCCCCAATCTCAATGCCCGCATTTTTTGCCAGTTCTACATCAGGCTTTACTCCTGTAGCAAAGACAAGAATGTCACATGGAAACTCTTCAGTTCCCACTATTACTTTGCTCACATTTTCTTCGCCTTCTACTGCTGTAACCTTCTTGCCTAAATGAAACTTAATTCCATGTTTCTCAATTTTTTCCTTGACAAGTTTTCCCATGTCTTCATCGAGTATGGGCTTGAGAACACTCTCGAGTAATTCTATCACACACACATTAATTCCAGCTTTCTTCAATGCATATGCAGTTTCCAGTCCTATTAAGCCAGCACCCACTACAACAGCTCTTTTCGCCTGTTTTACTCTCGCATTTATATTGATTGCATCTTCTATCGTTCGAAGTGCAAAAACCCCTTTTTTATCAATACCGGGAATTTTTGGCAGTACCGGTTTCGCACCTGTGCAAAGAATAAGTGCATCATAATTCTCAGAATTTTCCTTTTGGCTTTCATCAATAAATATAATTTTTCTTGCCTCTGGGTCTATGCTAGTTACTCTACATCTCAATCTCGTACTCACCTTAATGATTTTGAAAAAGTTATCCTTCTGGGTAATGAGGTTTTTTGCATCTGCAATTTCACCATCTATTGTAAATGGAAGGCCGCATCGCGAATAAGGAAGCACTTTTTCGTCTGAAAACATTGTAATCTGGATTTCACGATTTTCTTTCCTTGCATTCATGGCCGCAGAGAGAGCTGCTGCACCTCCTCCTACGATAGCTAATTTCTTGGATTGGTTCATGAACATGAATAATGGGAGGAGGTAAATAAGGATAGTGCGGGAATGTGAAAAAGCATGAGAAGACAGGAGAAGAGAGTAAATAATAAATCTAACCAAGTATTTGGTCGTCTGCCCTCGGGCCGGTAGTCTAGTGGTTATGATGTCACGCTTACAACGTGGAGGTCGGCGGTTCGAATCCGCCCCGGCCCACTGAAGCAAGATTTCCTGCGAAGTTTTATATAAAATGAGGTTATGATGTAGAGGAAGGTGTTGTTGATGAAGGGAAAGAGAAGGAGGAAATCTAATGCAGAGAAACCAAAGGTTGCTGTGCTTGGTGCAGGACATGGTGGGCTTGCAATGGCTGCCCACATTTCAATGATGGGTTTTGAAACAAGAATTTATACGAGAAACGAAGAAAGAATAAGGGCTATTCAGGAGCGGGGCGGAAAAATCGAACTCCAGGGAGTATTACAGGGCTTTGGAGATGTGTACGCAACGCACAATCTAAAAGAATGTCTGGAAGGTGTAGATCTGATAATGGTTGTGGTGCCTGCACCTGGTCATGCCTACTATGCAGAGCACTGTGCCCCTTTTCTTGAAGATGGGCAAATTGTTATTCTCAACCCTGGTCGAACAGGTGGTGCCCTTGAATTTGTAAACATTTTGAAGGCGAAGAAGTGCACTGCAGATGTGATTGTGGGCGAAGCTCAAACACTGATTTATGTTTCCAGGCATACAGATGTAGCACAAGCCCACATATTCCAGATTAAAAACACAGTGGCGTGTGCGACACTCCCGAGTTACAGAACACCTGAGGCATTGAGGATAATCAACAAAATTTTTCCACAATTTGTGCCATCCAGCAATGTGCTGGAGACAAGTTTTGATAACATTGGTGCTATTTTTCATCCAGGCATCACATTACTCAATGCCTCCAGAATAGAAGATGAGAAATCTGACTTTGAGTTTTACATAGAAGGTGTAGGCCCTACAACATCCAGAATCCTTGAGGGAATGGACAACGAGAGGGTGAAGATTGCAAGGGCACTTGGAATCAGAGTCCACACCGCAAGGGAATGGCTCTATCTTTCGTATGACAGTGCGGGAAGAACACTGTATGAGGCAATAATTGGAAATCCGGCCTACCGCGGTGTCCAAGCACCAAGAACCCTTCATCATAGATATCTCTACGAAGATGTGCCATACAGCCTTGTGCCTATGGAGGAATTTGGAAAACTCACAGGTATTGAGACACCTGTTATCAGTGCAATGATCACCCTTGCCTCTGAACTCCTTGGCACAGATTTCAGGAAGGAGGGGAGAACACTGGAAAAGATGGGTGTTAAAAACATGAGTGTGAAAAAGATGAGAATGTACATCACAACTGGAAGGTATTGAGATGCGGAGAATTGTTGGTGCCACGCTTGGAAACTGCATCCATGTGATGGGCTTGCATAGGTTTCTTGAACTTGCTGCCTCGGTTGGCTATAAAACCGAGTTTCTTGGTCAGTGCATCCCTGTGGAAAAGATAATTGATTACTGTAAAAGAGAAAAGCCAGATATCGTGGCATTGAGTTATCGTCTCACACCAGAATCTGCTGAACTAATTTTCAGGGAGATTAAGGATGCAAGGGAAAGGATGCAATTACCATGCATGTTCATTTTTGGCGGCACACCTTCAGTTGCAGAAATGGCAAAAGCATCAGGTGCATTTGATAAGGTATTTTCAAAAGAAAGCCCGATCGACATAATTGCCTTTCTTAAAGGTGTGGCTCAAGGTATGGCTAAAAAACCCAGAGCCCAGACACTCGCTGAACGAATCTCAGAGAGCTATCCCATGCCCCTTATCAGGCACCATTTTGGAAGACCCACACTTGAGGAAACTGTGGAGGGTGCTGGGAAAATTGCTGAAGCGGAGGTGCTGGACATTCTTTCAATTGGCCCAGATCAGAATGCACAGGAATTTTTCTTTGAACCAGAAAAAATGGATAAAACCCATGATGGTGCAGGCGGTGTGCCGTTGAGGAAGCCAGAGGACTTGAGTGCAATTTATGAGGCAAGCAGAAAGGGGAATTTTCCACTTGTGCGCTGTTACAGTGGAACCACACATCTTATGGACTGGGCAAAGTTGTTGAAGGAAAGAATCAATAATGCTTGGGGTGCAATTCCGATTTGCTGGTATAGCGAACTGGATGGAAGGAGTAAGAGAAGGTTGAGAGAAGCAATTGTTGAGAATATGGCTGTGATTAAGTGGCATGCTGAGAACGGAATCCCAGTTGAGGTAAACGAATCCCATCAATGGGCATTGAGGTATTGTTCTGATGTGATTGAGGTTGCAACTGGCTACATCGCAAGCTATATTGCTAAAAAGCTGGGAGTGAAGCACTATGTGATGCAATATATGTTTAACACACCACCTGGAATTTCTCCCGCTATGGATCTGGCAAAGATGCTTGCGAAGCTTGAACTTGTGGAGTCGCTTGCTGATGAGAATTTTGTAGTCTTCAGGATGGTACGCACTGGACTTGCAAGCCTTTCAGCAGATTTTGCAGTTGCCAAAGGACAAATGGCTTCCTCTGTTTTCTTTGCAATGACACTCAAGCCCCACATAGTGCATGTTGTAGGTTTCTCTGAAGGAGACCACGCAGCGATTGCAGATGAGGTTATAGAGAGTTGCAAAATTGCCAGAGGCGCGATAGAAAATGCATTGCTTGGATTACCCGACTTTAGCACTGATAGGAATGTCAAGGAGCGAAAGGAGAAGATTAAGAGTGAGGTAGCTGTGTTGCTTGATGCAATAAAAACCCTGGGTGATGGGAGCGAAGTCTCACTTACGAATCCAGATGTTATTGTAAAGGCAGTGAAGTTTGGATATCTGGATGCACCACAGTTAAAGGGAAGAGAATGTGTTCCTGGCAGGGATGTGACCAGAATAATCAATGGTGCCTGTGTTTCCGTTGACCCTGAAACAGGGGTACCAGTTTCGGAAAGAGACAGGATTAGAAGGATTACGGGGTGAGAAGCTTGACAGGCATTACTGGTGTTGTTGGCTCGCAGGATGAAGAGGTAGTTAAGGGAATGCTGCAGAAAATTAACCACAGGGGAAAAAAACAGACGGTTTTTTCAGACAAAAACCTGGTTGTGGGTATTTGCAGGCATGAATCTGCAGATGCGCCTTTTTTTGAAAAATCTGGCATTTTGTGCGGTGTTGATGGCACCGCAAAACCAGAAGAACTTGCAATGGCTTTGAGGAATAAGTGTTTGAGGAATATTCCAGGCAGTTTTGCCGGGTTTTTTGCAGGCGAGAGATTCATTCTTTTCAGAGACCATTTTGGAGTTAAGCCAATGTATTTTGCTCTGAGCGAGGGAAAGCTATATTTTGGTTCCGAAATAAAGTGCTTCCAGGGGCTGGACGCAGAAAGGGTTGAGTTTGTGAAGCCAGGAGAAATTATTCTCTGGGAGAACGGAAAAATCCAGAGAGAAAGGTATTATGTGCTGAGGACAGGAGAAAAGAAAATAAGTGCCGAGGAATGCATCTCTGGAATTCTGAGGTTGCTGAATGAGGGAGTCGCTTACAATCTTTCCGAGGACACAGGAGCTTTGCTCAGTGCGGGCCTCGATTCTGCCGCAATTGTGTTTTTAGCATCTAAGCGAATAAAGAAACTCAACACATTCGTGGCTGCGTTCGAAGCTGGAAGTGAAGATGCCTTGCTCTCTGAAAAACTTGCGTCAGAACTCGGGCTTGAGCACACTGTGGTGGAATACGGGCTCAAAGAGATGCTGGATGTGCTCCCTGAGGTAATTTATCATCTTGAATCCTTTGATTTTGCTCTCGTGAGAAGTGCAATTCCAAACTACATTGTGGTGCGGGAGGCAGCGAAGCATGTTCGAACCTTGCTTTCTGGTGAGGGCGGAGATGAACTCTTTGCTGGCTACTCCTACCTTGAGAACATTCCTGGAAACCTCAACTCTGAACTCAGGAAACTGCTTCACACTGCCCACAACAATGCCTTCCAGCGTGATGACAGGATGTTTGCTGCTCATGGTGTTGATTGCAGAGTGCCTTTCCTCCATCTCCCGCTTGTTGAATTCGCCTTTGGAATTCCATCAGAATATAAAATCCAGAATGGTGTGAGGAAATGGATTTTGAGGAGGGCGATTGAAAAAGCAGGGTTGCCAGATTACATCGTAAACAGGGAGAAACGGAAATTTTCAGATGGTGCTGGCTCAATGTTTGCAATTGAGGAGTATGTGGAAAACCAGATTTCAGACAGGGAATTTGAGATTGCGAGAAAAGAGCTGAGATTTGTGAGAAACAAGGAGGAGCTTTTCTATTACAGGATTTTTTGCAGTCATTTTGATGGGATGGAACATCTGGTGGGAATTACTGAAAGACCAGAAAGATGAGCACCTGAAAAATTTTTTGTTGACATTACTATTATATATTCTAACTGATTTCAGATTTGATGGCTGTACAAAAATGGTATGCGTTAAATGCAGAGACAGTTGTAAAGAGTTTAGACTCCTCTGAAAAAGGCCTCACATCGGAAGAAGTAAAGAAGAGACTAGCTAAGTTTGGTCCAAATGCACTACCAGAAGAAGAAAGGACTAGCATGTTCAAAATTTTTCTGCATCAGTTTGCAAGCCCTCTTATCTATCTCCTCCTCGTAGGGGGTGCAATCGCTCTTATTCTCTCTGAGTTTGTGGACGCTTTTGTGATTTTTCTTGTTGTAGTATTGAATGCAGTCATTGGATATATCCAGGAATCGAAGGCAGAGCAGAGCATAAGGACCTTGCAGAAAATGGTGGTTCCAAAAGCTAGAGTAATAAGAAACGGGCGAGAGATTGTGATTTCAAGCGAGGAAGTTGTTCCTGGGGACATCGTTATCATTTCTTCTGGCAGCAAAGTTCCGGCAGATATGCGGCTGGTTGAGGCATTAGAATTGAAAATTAATGAAGCGATGCTCACTGGTGAATCCTACCCGGTGGAGAAAAAAACAGAGCCAATTATTGTAGAAAATTTAGCTCTGGGAGACCAGAAGAACATGGCCTTCATGGGCACGGTAGTGGTACATGGGAGAGGGAAGGGCGTTGTGGTCGCCACAGGGAGTGCTACGGTGCTCGGAGGCATTGCTAGAAGTTTAAAGGAGGTAAGAACTGGAGATATTCCGTTGCAGAAAAAAATCTCAGATTTTACCAAGAAGCTTGGGATCCTAGTCATGGGGGCAGTCACTATTCTCTTTGTATATGGGATTCTCACTGGGAGAACATTTAAGGAAATGCTCCTCACTTCAATTGCCACAATTGTAGCTACAATCCCTGAGGGTTTGCCTGTAGTGGTAACAATAGCTCTAGCAATAGGTGTGGCAAAGATGGCAAAAAGAAATGCAATTATCAGAAAACTTCCATCTGTGGAAACTCTCGGGAGCACTACGGTGATTTGTTCTGACAAAACAGGCACATTAACGAAAAATGAGATGACGGTGAAAAAAGTGTATGCGGGCGGTAAAATCTATGATATCACTGGAAGCGGGTATAATCTTGAGGGAAAAATTTTGAGCGATGGGAAGAGGGTGAATCCAGATAGCGAAGAGTACTTGAGAATCGTTTTGAAAATTGGTATACTCTGCAACGAATCAAATCTGAAGGAGGATAATGGAAACTATACAGTGGATGGAGACCCAACGGAAGGGGCGCTGTTAATCGCAGCTATGAAAGCAGGACTGAAGCTGGATGCAGAAAGACAAAAATCGCCACTGCTCTCTATAGTTCCATTTGAGTCAGAGAGAGGATACATGGCTACCCTTCATAAAGAGGAGAATGAGAATGTGATATACATCAAAGGTGCACCAGAGAAAGTGCTGGCCTTTTGTGAAAGGGATTGTAGCGGAAAGGATGTGGAGGGAGAAAAAATTGTGAGAATAACTGAGGAATTTGCAAGAAATGGATTGAGAGTGCTAGCATTCGCATATGCACATGTACCTGGGACAGTAACGAAGATTTCAGACGAGTTGCTCAGTTCTTTACTGAGAAAGAACTTCGTGTTTGCTGGACTACAGGGAATGATCGACCCTCCAAGACCTGAAGCAATCGAGGCGGTAAAAGGATGCAGAAGAGCAGGGATTAGAGTAGTGATGATTACTGGTGACCATGCAATCACAGCCAAAGCAATTGCAGAGATGCTAGAGATTGGAGGTAAGGAGGCAAAGGTACTCACTGGGGCCGAGCTGGATAAAATGAGTGATGATGAACTGTTCAGAGTAGTAGAAGAAGTGTCAGTTTATGCAAGGGTTTCTCCACATCACAAATTGAGAATAACTGAGCAACTCAAGAAGCATGGACACATAGTGGCGATGACTGGTGATGGTGTGAATGATGCACCTGCTTTGAAAGCCGCTCATGTAGGAGTAGCTATGGGCAAATCTGGCACGGATGCTGCTAGAGAGGCAGCCGACATTGTGCTCACAGACGACAATTTTGCAACCATTTTCAATGCCGTAAGGGAGGGAAGAGTCGTGTTCGACAACATAAGAAAGGTTGTGTTTTTCCTGATTCCCACAGGCTTAGCGGCCGTGCTCTCAATCCTTTTTGCAATGATGCTTAACTTACCGATTCCTTATATTGCAGTCCAGTTAATCTGGATAAATATAGTGACAAATGGACTCCAAGATGTTGCTCTGGCTTTCGAGCCGGGGGAAAAGGATGTCGTTGAGAGACCACCCAATAATCCAAAAGAGCCAATAATGAATGATGTGCTAATTGCCAGAACGATTATTGTGGGAACCCTCATTTCAATTGGAGTTATCCTCGTGTTCCAGATTGCTTTAGCTAAGGGTGACAACATAGAGCACGCCAGAACCTTAGCAGTCACAACAATGGTATTCTTCCAGTTTTTCCAGGTGTGGAATTCACGCTCTGAGTGGGAAAGCATTTTCAGAATACCTGTATTAAGCAATAAATTCCTCTTTTTCAGTTTGATGGGTGCTGTGATTGCTCAACTAGCACTAATCTACTTCCAACCATTTCAAGCTGTGTTCAAAACTACTGCTCTTTCGTTAAGT
This portion of the Thermoplasmata archaeon genome encodes:
- a CDS encoding asparagine synthase-related protein, yielding MTGITGVVGSQDEEVVKGMLQKINHRGKKQTVFSDKNLVVGICRHESADAPFFEKSGILCGVDGTAKPEELAMALRNKCLRNIPGSFAGFFAGERFILFRDHFGVKPMYFALSEGKLYFGSEIKCFQGLDAERVEFVKPGEIILWENGKIQRERYYVLRTGEKKISAEECISGILRLLNEGVAYNLSEDTGALLSAGLDSAAIVFLASKRIKKLNTFVAAFEAGSEDALLSEKLASELGLEHTVVEYGLKEMLDVLPEVIYHLESFDFALVRSAIPNYIVVREAAKHVRTLLSGEGGDELFAGYSYLENIPGNLNSELRKLLHTAHNNAFQRDDRMFAAHGVDCRVPFLHLPLVEFAFGIPSEYKIQNGVRKWILRRAIEKAGLPDYIVNREKRKFSDGAGSMFAIEEYVENQISDREFEIARKELRFVRNKEELFYYRIFCSHFDGMEHLVGITERPER
- a CDS encoding HAD-IC family P-type ATPase, which encodes MAVQKWYALNAETVVKSLDSSEKGLTSEEVKKRLAKFGPNALPEEERTSMFKIFLHQFASPLIYLLLVGGAIALILSEFVDAFVIFLVVVLNAVIGYIQESKAEQSIRTLQKMVVPKARVIRNGREIVISSEEVVPGDIVIISSGSKVPADMRLVEALELKINEAMLTGESYPVEKKTEPIIVENLALGDQKNMAFMGTVVVHGRGKGVVVATGSATVLGGIARSLKEVRTGDIPLQKKISDFTKKLGILVMGAVTILFVYGILTGRTFKEMLLTSIATIVATIPEGLPVVVTIALAIGVAKMAKRNAIIRKLPSVETLGSTTVICSDKTGTLTKNEMTVKKVYAGGKIYDITGSGYNLEGKILSDGKRVNPDSEEYLRIVLKIGILCNESNLKEDNGNYTVDGDPTEGALLIAAMKAGLKLDAERQKSPLLSIVPFESERGYMATLHKEENENVIYIKGAPEKVLAFCERDCSGKDVEGEKIVRITEEFARNGLRVLAFAYAHVPGTVTKISDELLSSLLRKNFVFAGLQGMIDPPRPEAIEAVKGCRRAGIRVVMITGDHAITAKAIAEMLEIGGKEAKVLTGAELDKMSDDELFRVVEEVSVYARVSPHHKLRITEQLKKHGHIVAMTGDGVNDAPALKAAHVGVAMGKSGTDAAREAADIVLTDDNFATIFNAVREGRVVFDNIRKVVFFLIPTGLAAVLSILFAMMLNLPIPYIAVQLIWINIVTNGLQDVALAFEPGEKDVVERPPNNPKEPIMNDVLIARTIIVGTLISIGVILVFQIALAKGDNIEHARTLAVTTMVFFQFFQVWNSRSEWESIFRIPVLSNKFLFFSLMGAVIAQLALIYFQPFQAVFKTTALSLSDWLIVLLVSSTVIAVVEIDKGIRRIMKRSKVVTLK
- a CDS encoding cobalamin B12-binding domain-containing protein; amino-acid sequence: MRRIVGATLGNCIHVMGLHRFLELAASVGYKTEFLGQCIPVEKIIDYCKREKPDIVALSYRLTPESAELIFREIKDARERMQLPCMFIFGGTPSVAEMAKASGAFDKVFSKESPIDIIAFLKGVAQGMAKKPRAQTLAERISESYPMPLIRHHFGRPTLEETVEGAGKIAEAEVLDILSIGPDQNAQEFFFEPEKMDKTHDGAGGVPLRKPEDLSAIYEASRKGNFPLVRCYSGTTHLMDWAKLLKERINNAWGAIPICWYSELDGRSKRRLREAIVENMAVIKWHAENGIPVEVNESHQWALRYCSDVIEVATGYIASYIAKKLGVKHYVMQYMFNTPPGISPAMDLAKMLAKLELVESLADENFVVFRMVRTGLASLSADFAVAKGQMASSVFFAMTLKPHIVHVVGFSEGDHAAIADEVIESCKIARGAIENALLGLPDFSTDRNVKERKEKIKSEVAVLLDAIKTLGDGSEVSLTNPDVIVKAVKFGYLDAPQLKGRECVPGRDVTRIINGACVSVDPETGVPVSERDRIRRITG